A genomic window from Salvia miltiorrhiza cultivar Shanhuang (shh) chromosome 5, IMPLAD_Smil_shh, whole genome shotgun sequence includes:
- the LOC131026309 gene encoding uncharacterized protein LOC131026309, producing MGRSLRTVGTLKAYQNQAGVLVKNYVLADPYIPYTSIVLGMLTCKLAYDLCQLISTFYSRNYNALTKIQRMEWNNRGISTLHAVFISIMSLYFVFWSELFSDQNHSGLVTFRNSSISTFALGLSVGYFLSDLGMICWRYPSLGGPEYVLHHSISAIAVAYAMYMGEGQLYTFMVLISEITTPWINIRWYLDVSGLKRSTAYLINGVVIFFSWLVARILLFGYMFYHVYLHHDQVMQMHTAGFLLVFVVPVALAIMNLMWFGKILKGLKKTLLKKK from the exons ATGGGGCGTTCTTTAAGAACTGTTGGGACACTTAAAGCTTATCAAAACCAGGCTGGTGTGCTGGTCAAAAACTATGTACTAGCGGATCCTTACATTCCATACACTTCTATTGTTCTTGGAATGTTGACTTGCAAATTG GCCTACGATCTATGTCAGCTCATCAGCACTTTTTATTCCAGAAATTATAATGCCCTTACTAAGATACAAAGGATGGAGTGGAATAACCG TGGCATTTCCACTCTCCATGCGGTTTTTATTTCGATTATGTCTTTGTACTTTGTATTCTGGTCTGAACTTTTCTCTGATCAAAATCATTCTGGATTAGTTACATTCAGAAATTCATCTATCTCAACATTTGCACTTGGG CTCTCTGTTGGCTACTTCTTGTCAGATCTTGGAATGATCTGTTGGCGGTATCCTTCTTTGGGTGGACCTGAGTAT GTTCTCCATCACTCAATTTCGGCAATTGCAGTTGCATATGCCATGTACATGGGGGAGGGACAGCTTTACACATTTATGGTTCTGATATCTGAGATAACAACACCTTGGATCAATATTAGATG GTATCTTGATGTATCTGGATTGAAGAGATCCACTGCATATCTTATCAATGGAGTCGTCATATTTTTTAGTTGGTTG GTGGCAAGAATTCTTTTGTTTGGTTACATGTTCTACCACGTCTATCTTCATCACGACCAG GTGATGCAGATGCACACTGCTGGTTTTCTTCTGGTGTTTGTCGTACCTGTGGCACTCGCGATCATGAACTTGATGTGGTTCGGGAAGATCCTCAAGGGTTTGAAGAAGAccttattgaaaaaaaaatga
- the LOC131026317 gene encoding ras-related protein RABF2b-like — translation MASSANKNINAKLVLLGDVGAGKSSLVLRFVKGQFVEFQESTIGAAFFSQTVAVNDATVKFEIWDTAGQERYHSLAPMYYRGAAAAIIVYDITNQASFDRAKKWVQELQAQGNPNMVMALAGNKSDMLDGRTVAPEEAQTYAQENGLFFLETSAKTAANVNEIFYEIAKRLPRLQQTPNPSGMVLVDRPAERANSASCCS, via the exons ATGGCCTCAAGCGCAAACAAGAACATCAACGCCAAGCTG GTACTCCTAGGAGATGTTGGAGCTGGAAAATCTAGTCTAGTATTGCGTTTTGTGAAAGGGCAGTTTGTGGAATTCCAG GAATCGACAATAGGGGCTGCCTTTTTCTCACAAACAGTCGCTGTGAATGATGCAACTGTAAAATTTGAGATATGGGATACGGCTGGTCAGGAGAGATACCACAGCTTAGCTCCAATGTATTACAGAGGCGCTGCTGCAGCCATCATTGTCTATGATATCACAAATCAA GCCTCATTCGACCGAGCCAAAAAATGGGTTCAAGAGCTTCAAGCACAAG GTAATCCAAATATGGTCATGGCACTTGCTGGGAATAAATCAGATATGTTGGATGGTCGAACGGTGGCACCAGAG GAGGCTCAAACTTATGCCCAGGAGAATGGTCTTTTCTTTCTTGAAACTTCTGCGAAGACAGCAGCCAACGTCAATGAAATCTTTTATGAGATAG CAAAGAGATTACCGCGGCTGCAGCAGACACCAAACCCGTCGGGCATGGTCCTCGTGGATCGACCAGCAGAGAGGGCAAACAGTGCTTCTTGTTGTTCTTGA